DNA from Prunus persica cultivar Lovell chromosome G6, Prunus_persica_NCBIv2, whole genome shotgun sequence:
GCTCCAGGCAAGGACAAGTGTTCatacataaacaaaataaagtgtTCCAACACAATCACTAAAGTACAAAATCACTATAACACATAACGAAGGCAACGCCTTCAAGACTCGGTCGACGGGGCATCCTCAGTGGCCGGCTCAGCCTCTGGTGTCGGGGCGCTAGCATCCGCAGGAGGGGTCTGTGCAGGGGGCTCGCCACTGGTGTCAAAGTTAATCTCCACCGAGGGGTTGAACCTAACCAACCTATCTTCCCAGCAAAGCTGCTCATCAACCAGTCGATCCATGATATAGCTCTTCAGCTCCTCTGAGGATCGGAAGGACTCAATCGCCTCGACTCGGGCAGCAGCCACCTCCTCGGCCTTCGATCTCTTcagctcctccacctccttggCCAGGGCCGCCTTTTGAACCAGCAAGGCGTTCTTCTCTCGGATGGCCTCCTGCGCCTCCGCCATTTTGCTCTTGGCTAGCTCATCCCGCCTCTTCAGCCTCTGGATCTCCTTGTCAGCCTTGGCCATGCTGACGTACATCTCGCCAAaggcctgcaaaacaaaaaccatgttagtcaatccatacaaaaataaaccaaaacaaatacaTTCAGAAAGGGCCTAAACACTTACAT
Protein-coding regions in this window:
- the LOC109949649 gene encoding uncharacterized protein LOC109949649; the protein is MGSGPRLPPFDLQAPPKLPFGMEDVFAEGVEKALARTPAASFIDRVQKTILTSAYAFGEMYVSMAKADKEIQRLKRRDELAKSKMAEAQEAIREKNALLVQKAALAKEVEELKRSKAEEVAAARVEAIESFRSSEELKSYIMDRLVDEQLCWEDRLVRFNPSVEINFDTSGEPPAQTPPADASAPTPEAEPATEDAPSTES